DNA sequence from the Sediminibacillus dalangtanensis genome:
CGATATTCGCTGTTTGGTTACGAACAAAAAACCAAAATACGAAAACATTAAGTGTACCGGCGATCATATCTGCGATTTTCGGTGTTACAGAGCCGGGGATGTATGGTATCGCACTTCCGCTTAAGAAACCATTTGTTTTTACGATTATTTCCTCGGCAATAGGCGGAGGAATCCTTGGGCTGTTTGGTACCCAAGCTTATGTCATGGGCGGTCTGGGAGTGTTCCAATATCCTTCCTTTATCCATCCGGAAGAAGGGCTCAACACAGCGGCCATAGGTGCACTGGGGGCAGTGGGAGTCGGCGCGGTTTTGGCTTTCGTTTTAACTTACTTCTTCGGCAGTGTCAATAAAATAGAAGAAAGCACAGCAGGATTGGAAAACACGACGTCTTCCGATGATTCTCGGGGAGAGATAGCCGCAGGGGAAGAAAAAGTGAACGACGAAACGATTTTCAGCCCTCTAAATGGAGAGGTAAGAAACCTGGCTGAGATTGAGGATACAGCTTTCGCATCTGGTTCGTTAGGAGATGGGATTGCGATTGAACCGACAGAAGGAAAAGTGTATGCGCCAGTTTCCGGTACCATTTCCGCTTTATTTCCAAGCAATCATGCCATTGGCATCCTGTCTGACCAAGGTGCAGAGGTGTTGATTCATATCGGAATGGATACGGTACAGTTGAATGGAAAACACTTTGAAGCTCATATTGAACAGGGAAGTCGGGTGGAATTAGGTCAACTCTTGATTGAATTCGATTTGGATGCCATTAGGAAAGACGGCTTTTCCTTGACCACACCTGTAGTGGTTCCGAATTGTGATCATTACGAAATCAAAATGACGAGCGAACAAGAAGTAAAGGCTCAAGATGTATTGTTTGAAGCAAAAGCGAGATAAAGTAATACTGTAGCGGAGGCTGGTAAAAAAGGCCGGTCTCCCCTCTTACTGATAAGGTGGTATGGGGATTGAACACTACAGTCATTATTTTTGATAAATGAAAAATTGGAGGAATAAACAATGGCAAAACGTTTTCCACAAGGATTTCTATGGGGCGGCGCAACAGCTGCCAATCAGATTGAAGGCGGTTTTCATGAAGGAAATAAAGGACTGAATATTGCCGATGTACTACCAGGTGGTAAAGAAAGATTATCGCTAATAAGCAATCCTGGTTTCGACTTTGAGATTGATCCAGAAAAGTTTTACCCGAACCATGAAGCCATCGACTTTTATCACCGATACAAAGAGGATATCGCCTTGTTTGCGGAAATGGGCTTTAAAGTGTTCCGCATGTCGATAGCATGGACACGCATTTTTCCAAACGGCGATGAGCTCGAGCCGAATGAAGAGGGCCTTGCCTTTTATGATCGAGTATTCGATGAATTACACAAGCATGGCATTGAGCCGGTGGTTACGATTTCCCATTATGAAATGCCGGTTCATTTGGTGAAAGAATATGGCGGATGGAGAAGCAGGGAAGTGGTCACCTTTTTTGAAAGATACGTAAAAGCGATCTTCAACCGCTATCAAGGCAAAGTGAAGTATTGGATGACTTTTAATGAAATCAATAGCGGTCTGATGATGCCGATTATGGGGCTAGGTTTCTCCATCCAAAAAGAAGCAGATAAGTATCAGCCGACTTTCCAGGCATTCCATCATCAATTCGTTGCCAGTGCCAAAGCGGTCAAGTTGTGTCATGAAATGATGCCGGAAGCACAAATAGGCTGCATGATTATTTTCGCTCCCGTATATGCTTACGACAGTAATCCCGAGAACGCCATGCACGCACTCCAGGAAGAAGAACTGTTTAACTACTTCTGTGCTGACGTTCAAGTGAGGGGGGAATACCCGGCCTTTATCAACCGCTATTTCAAAGAACATGGGATTGAATTAGAAATGGAAGACGGGGATCTCGACATCATCA
Encoded proteins:
- a CDS encoding glycoside hydrolase family 1 protein, producing the protein MAKRFPQGFLWGGATAANQIEGGFHEGNKGLNIADVLPGGKERLSLISNPGFDFEIDPEKFYPNHEAIDFYHRYKEDIALFAEMGFKVFRMSIAWTRIFPNGDELEPNEEGLAFYDRVFDELHKHGIEPVVTISHYEMPVHLVKEYGGWRSREVVTFFERYVKAIFNRYQGKVKYWMTFNEINSGLMMPIMGLGFSIQKEADKYQPTFQAFHHQFVASAKAVKLCHEMMPEAQIGCMIIFAPVYAYDSNPENAMHALQEEELFNYFCADVQVRGEYPAFINRYFKEHGIELEMEDGDLDIIKEGTVDYIGFSYYMSRTEKKDKSDLDGIQGNIMQGVKNPFLKASDWGWEIDPIGLRISLNKLYGRYEVPLFIVENGLGAYDKVEEDGPINDDYRIEYLREHIEQMGEAIEDGVDLMGYTSWGCIDLVSASSGEYSKRYGFIYVDKHDDGSGTLERKRKKSFYWYKDVINSDGEKL